In Candidatus Pantoea floridensis, the genomic window TCTTGAGTTTCCTCAAGTTTTTGCACTGCGGCGTTAAATTGTTCAAACACATCAGGCGCGCCACGATTCAGAGTAATCTCAACGAATACCAGCAGTGAAGCGTCCAGATAATGTGGGTTGAGCTGAGCGGTGTAACCCAGAATGAAGCCCTGACGCTCCAGGCGACGCACGCGCTCAAGACAAGGTGTCGGCGATAATCCAACCCGTTTCGATAGCTCGACATTGGAAATACGACCGTCTTTCTGCAGCTCATTCAGAATATTTCTGTCGATACGATCTAAATCTTTTCCGGGGCGTTTCTTATTGTCTACCATTATTATTGTCTCTCTTAATTCCTTCCCTTTACCTGCCACACCCTGAAAACGCTCATTGTTCAGGGCCTTACTGAAGTGAAGACATTAAGCCTGTGCAGTGATGCATCCATCCGTATGACGCATGTTGTCTGTCCACACCATGCGTCATTACCAATGTCAGGCTGAGTTTATTCGGCTAAAAAGCCCAAAACAGAAAGGAAATTCTGTCTCGAATCGCTAAATATTCTCTGCTTCTCCCAATGTTTTCGCAAAAGCACAGGCGATTGTCAAAGTAAAACATCCAAATTCAGTACAAGATGCCAGATAGAGATCTGGGTTGCTGTTTTTAAATGAGAATTTTTATGCTGCTGCACCACTAATTGCCGAGCATTGCCCCCTTTTAGCGCAACGCGCGTGCAGAATCTCCGCTCATCGTCTACGCCATTTGCAGTGATTGTTAACAAAATTGCTGAAACCTTTTTTTGCAGCGTTAATTTCCCTACAATCAAAAACTATGTTGTCAAAAAAAATTGAGGAACGTATGAGTACGGCCAAACACAGTAAGCTGCTCATTCTGGGCTCCGGTCCTGCCGGTTATACCGCTGCGGTTTATGCAGCGCGCGCTAATCTGAACCCGGTTTTAATTACCGGACTGGAAAAAGGCGGCCAGCTCACCACCACTACCGACGTAGAAAACTGGCCGGGTGATCCCAACGACCTGACGGGGCCAGCGCTGATGGAACGCATGCAAGAGCATGCCGAAAAGTTCAACACCGAGATCATTTTTGACCATATCCATACCGTTGATCTACAGAACCGCCCGTTCCGTCTGGTGGGAGATAGCGGAGAATACACCGCGGACGCGTTGATCATTGCGACAGGCGCATCAGCACGCTATCTCGGCTTACCTTCTGAAGAGGCCTTCAAAGGTAAAGGCGTCTCAGCCTGCGCCACCTGCGATGGTTTCTTCTATCGCAATCAGAAAGTTGCCGTGATAGGCGGGGGTAACACCGCGGTTGAGGAAGCCCTCTATCTGGCAAATATCGCTGCTGAAGTACATCTGATTCACCGGCGCGATAGCTTCCGCGCCGAAAAAATTCTCATCGATCGTCTGATGGAAAAAGTACGCAGTGGCAATATCGTTTTGCACACCAACCGTACACTCGACGAAGTGGTTGGCGATCAAATGGGCGTAACGGGGGTAAAACTGCTGTCGACTCAAGGCGAGGCACCAGAGTCCCTCGACGTCGCGGGCCTCTTTGTCGCCATCGGCCACAGCCCAAATACTGCGATTTTTGATGGTCAGCTGGATTTAGAAAATGGCTATATCAAAGTGCAGTCCGGCTTGCACGGCAATGCCACGCAAACCAGTATTCCTGGGGTGTTCGCTGCCGGTGATGTTATGGACCATATCTATCGCCAGGCGATCACTTCCGCTGGCACCGGTTGTATGGCAGCACTGGATGCCGAACGTTTCCTCGATGGCTTGGTTAAAAACGATAAGTAAGTTGTTAATAACCTGATCATAATCGCTACGAGGCGGCCAGTTTTGGTCGCCTTTTTTGTTACCTGCATGCTACAGTTCAGGCGCCCGACATTGCTGGGTTTTCATCCGGGATTCATATCTCTTTTGAGTTACCAAACGGCATCGCATGAACAAATCACGGCAACAAGAACTTCTCCGCTGGCTTCGTCAGCAACGGCATCATGGTGCGCGCAGCTTACGCGTGGCTTCACTGTTGGGTTTTGCTGGCGCATTAGTGATTATCGCGCAAGCCTGGCTACTGGCGTCGCTTTTACAAAATCTGATTGTGGCGCAACAGCCTCGCGCAACGCTTCTCAACGATTTCCTGCTATTACTGCTGTGCTTTGTTCTACGAGCAGGTTTGCACTATGCACGCGAAATGGCAGGGCATCGTGCTGGCGTCGCGATTCGTCGTGCGCTACGTCAGCAGGTGCTGGATCGGCTCAGTGCATTAGGTCCTGCCTGGATACAGGGCAAGCCCGCTGGTAGCTGGGCTACACTGCTGCTCGAACAAATCGAAGAGATGCAGGAATATTACGCGCGCTATTTGCCGCAAATGTCACTCGCTGTCTTGATTCCGCTGGCCATTTTGATTGCCCTATTCCCAATCAATTGGGCAGCCGGGCTGATTCTACTCGTGACCGCGCCGCTCATTCCGCTGTTTATGGCAATGGTCGGTATGGGGGCAGCGGATGCGAATCGTCGTAACTTCCTGGCCCTGGCAAGGCTTAGCGGCGATTTCTACGATCGTTTGCGGGGTCGTGAAACGCTGCGCCTGTTCCATCGTGCCGCCGCCGAAGAGCAGGCACTCGCCAATAGCACTACAGATTTCCGCCAGCGCACCATGGAAGTGTTGCGCCTGGCTTTCCTCTCCTCCGCCGTGCTGGAGTTTTTCGCTTCTCTGGCGATAGCGGTCGTGGCGGTCTATTTCGGCTTCTCCTATCTTGGCGAATTAAATTTTGGCCATTACAGTACCGGCGTAACGCTCTTTGCCGGATTCCTGGCGTTGATTTTAGCACCGGAGTTTTTCCAACCCTTGCGCGACTTAGGCACCTTCTATCACGCTAAAGCCCAGGCGATTGGTGGAGCAGATGCGCTGGATCAGTTTCTCCGCGAAAGCCCCGATACCGTCACTGAACAAGATTCGACAGTGCTTTCCCTCGCTGCACCGCTGGTGATACAGGCGAAGAATTTGGTCGTGGTGACCGCCAGAGGCGAGGCATTATCGCAGCCGCTGAATTTCACCCTTGCTGCCGGTAAGCGTGTCGCCTTGGTAGGACAAAGCGGTGCAGGGAAAACGGCGTTGATGAACGTACTGCTGGGCTTCCTGCCTTACCAGGGTTCTCTGTGGATAAATGGTCAGGAACTGCGGGAGATCAATCGCGATAGCTGGCAACACCATCTCGCATGGGTAGGACAAAATCCGCATTTACCTGCCTTAACGCTGCGTGAAAACTTGCTGCTGAACAACCATGTGGATGACGTCACGCTTAAAGCTGTGCTTCAGAAAGCGGGAGTAACTGAGTTTTTAGACCGTCTGCCACAAGGATTAGATACCGTTCTGGGCGATGGAGGAATTGGCCTTTCCGTTGGTCAGGCGCAGCGTGTTGCTGTTGCGCGTGCGCTACTTAAACCCGCGCAACTGTTGCTGCTTGATGAGCCCGGATCTGGCCTTGATAGTCAAAGTGAACAACACGTTATCAACGCATTACACGAGGCGGCAACACAACAGACCACGCTCATGATCACCCATCAACTTAACGATCTGGAGAACTGGGACGAAGTGTGGGTCATGCAGGCGGGACAGTTGATCCAGCAAGGTCATTGGCAGCAGTTGATTGCACAGGATGGACCGTTACGCCAGATGGTTAAACATCGTCTGAAGGAGATCGCATGATGAACAGCTTATTGCCCTTTCTGCGTCTTTTTCGTCGTCACCCGTGGCGACTGGGACTTGGCATTATTCTCGCGATCGTCACCTTACTCGCTAGCATTGGACTACTAACGCTATCAGGCTGGTTTCTCGCCGCATCTTCCCTGGCGGGTGTCGCTGGACTTTACAGCTTCAATTACATGCTGCCTGCCGCAGGCGTGCGAGGTGCGGCTATTACGCGGACGGCAGCACGCTATTTTGAGCGTTTGGTAAGCCATGATGCCACCTTCCGCGTACTACAACATTTGCGGGTATTCACCTTCAGCAAACTTATTGCGTTGGCACCTGAACAGTTAGCGCGTTTTCGTCAGGGTGAATTACTGAACCGCTTCGTCAGCGATGTGGATACGCTAGATCACCTTTATCTGCGGGTGATTTCCCCCCTGGTTGGCGCAGCCGTCGTCATCGTGGTCTTCACCTGCGGTTTAGCCCTGCTGGATGTCCCGT contains:
- the lrp gene encoding leucine-responsive transcriptional regulator Lrp, with translation MVDNKKRPGKDLDRIDRNILNELQKDGRISNVELSKRVGLSPTPCLERVRRLERQGFILGYTAQLNPHYLDASLLVFVEITLNRGAPDVFEQFNAAVQKLEETQECHLVSGDFDYLLKTRVPDMSAYRKLLGETLLRLPGVNDTRTYVVMEEVKQSNRLVIKTR
- the trxB gene encoding thioredoxin-disulfide reductase; translated protein: MSTAKHSKLLILGSGPAGYTAAVYAARANLNPVLITGLEKGGQLTTTTDVENWPGDPNDLTGPALMERMQEHAEKFNTEIIFDHIHTVDLQNRPFRLVGDSGEYTADALIIATGASARYLGLPSEEAFKGKGVSACATCDGFFYRNQKVAVIGGGNTAVEEALYLANIAAEVHLIHRRDSFRAEKILIDRLMEKVRSGNIVLHTNRTLDEVVGDQMGVTGVKLLSTQGEAPESLDVAGLFVAIGHSPNTAIFDGQLDLENGYIKVQSGLHGNATQTSIPGVFAAGDVMDHIYRQAITSAGTGCMAALDAERFLDGLVKNDK
- the cydD gene encoding heme ABC transporter permease/ATP-binding protein CydD; translation: MNKSRQQELLRWLRQQRHHGARSLRVASLLGFAGALVIIAQAWLLASLLQNLIVAQQPRATLLNDFLLLLLCFVLRAGLHYAREMAGHRAGVAIRRALRQQVLDRLSALGPAWIQGKPAGSWATLLLEQIEEMQEYYARYLPQMSLAVLIPLAILIALFPINWAAGLILLVTAPLIPLFMAMVGMGAADANRRNFLALARLSGDFYDRLRGRETLRLFHRAAAEEQALANSTTDFRQRTMEVLRLAFLSSAVLEFFASLAIAVVAVYFGFSYLGELNFGHYSTGVTLFAGFLALILAPEFFQPLRDLGTFYHAKAQAIGGADALDQFLRESPDTVTEQDSTVLSLAAPLVIQAKNLVVVTARGEALSQPLNFTLAAGKRVALVGQSGAGKTALMNVLLGFLPYQGSLWINGQELREINRDSWQHHLAWVGQNPHLPALTLRENLLLNNHVDDVTLKAVLQKAGVTEFLDRLPQGLDTVLGDGGIGLSVGQAQRVAVARALLKPAQLLLLDEPGSGLDSQSEQHVINALHEAATQQTTLMITHQLNDLENWDEVWVMQAGQLIQQGHWQQLIAQDGPLRQMVKHRLKEIA